The proteins below are encoded in one region of Citrobacter enshiensis:
- the ubiE gene encoding bifunctional demethylmenaquinone methyltransferase/2-methoxy-6-polyprenyl-1,4-benzoquinol methylase UbiE, giving the protein MVEDSQETTHFGFQTVAKEQKADMVAHVFHSVASKYDVMNDLMSFGIHRLWKRFTIDCSGVRRGQTVLDLAGGTGDLTAKFSRMVGETGKVILADINDSMLKMGREKLRNIGVIGNVEYVQANAEALPFPDNTFDCITISFGLRNVTDKDKALRSMYRVLKPGGRLLVLEFSKPIIEPLSKAYDAYSFHILPRIGSMVASDAESYRYLAESIRMHPDQDTLKVMMQDAGFESVDYYNLTAGVVALHRGYKF; this is encoded by the coding sequence ATGGTGGAAGATTCACAAGAAACGACGCACTTTGGCTTTCAGACCGTCGCTAAAGAGCAGAAAGCTGACATGGTGGCCCACGTTTTTCATTCTGTGGCGTCAAAATACGACGTCATGAATGACTTAATGTCATTTGGCATTCATCGTTTGTGGAAGCGCTTCACCATTGATTGTAGCGGCGTTCGACGTGGGCAGACCGTTCTGGATCTGGCGGGCGGTACGGGCGACCTGACCGCGAAGTTTTCACGTATGGTGGGTGAGACAGGTAAAGTCATTCTGGCGGATATTAACGACTCAATGCTCAAAATGGGGCGTGAGAAGCTGCGTAATATCGGCGTCATTGGCAACGTTGAGTACGTTCAGGCGAATGCGGAAGCATTGCCATTCCCAGACAACACCTTTGACTGCATTACCATTTCGTTCGGGCTACGTAACGTAACGGATAAAGATAAAGCATTGCGTTCGATGTATCGCGTATTGAAGCCAGGTGGTCGTCTGTTGGTGCTGGAGTTCTCCAAACCCATCATTGAACCGCTGAGCAAAGCGTATGATGCGTATTCATTCCACATCCTGCCGCGAATTGGTTCGATGGTCGCAAGTGATGCGGAAAGTTACCGTTATCTTGCTGAGTCCATCCGTATGCATCCCGATCAGGACACTCTAAAAGTGATGATGCAGGACGCCGGATTTGAAAGCGTCGACTATTACAACCTGACGGCCGGTGTTGTTGCTCTGCATCGTGGTTACAAGTTCTGA
- the pldB gene encoding lysophospholipase L2 produces the protein MFQQQKDWETRENAFAAFSMGPLTDFWRQREEAEFTGVDSVPVRFVRFHAEKNDRVVVICPGRIESYVKYAELAYDLFQTGFDVLIIDHRGQGRSGRLLSDTHRGHVVSFNDYVDDLTDFWRQEVQPGPWRKRYILAHSMGGAIATLFLQRHPAHCDAIALCAPMFGIVMRLPSFMVRHILDWAEGHQRIREGYAIGTGRWRALPFSMNALTHSRQRYRRNLRFYADEPQLRVGGPTYHWVREGIQAGEQVLAGAGDDATPTLLIQAEEERVVDNRMHDRFCEIRAAAGHPVEGGQPLVIKGAYHEILFEKDAMRSVALNAIVEFFNRHNSSSENRFA, from the coding sequence ATGTTTCAGCAGCAAAAAGACTGGGAAACAAGAGAAAACGCGTTTGCCGCTTTTTCCATGGGACCCCTGACAGATTTCTGGCGTCAGCGGGAGGAAGCGGAGTTTACGGGCGTGGACAGTGTTCCGGTACGCTTTGTCCGTTTTCACGCAGAAAAAAATGATCGTGTGGTCGTGATTTGTCCTGGCCGCATTGAAAGCTATGTCAAGTACGCCGAGCTGGCGTATGACCTGTTTCAGACGGGTTTTGACGTGCTCATTATCGACCATCGTGGGCAAGGGCGATCCGGGCGGTTATTGTCGGATACGCACCGTGGGCATGTGGTGAGTTTTAATGATTATGTCGATGATTTAACCGACTTTTGGCGGCAAGAAGTTCAACCGGGGCCGTGGCGAAAACGCTACATTCTCGCCCATTCCATGGGCGGTGCGATTGCCACCCTGTTTCTGCAACGTCACCCCGCGCATTGCGATGCCATCGCGCTTTGTGCGCCGATGTTTGGTATTGTGATGCGTCTGCCCTCGTTTATGGTGCGCCATATTCTCGACTGGGCGGAAGGGCATCAACGTATCCGTGAAGGGTACGCGATTGGCACGGGTCGCTGGCGGGCGCTGCCGTTTAGCATGAATGCGCTAACCCACAGCCGACAACGCTACCGTCGCAACTTACGTTTTTATGCCGACGAACCGCAACTGCGGGTTGGTGGGCCTACATATCACTGGGTACGTGAAGGTATTCAGGCTGGCGAACAGGTGTTGGCAGGGGCGGGCGATGATGCGACGCCTACGCTGCTCATCCAGGCAGAAGAAGAGCGTGTGGTGGATAACCGCATGCATGACCGTTTTTGTGAAATCCGCGCCGCAGCAGGCCATCCTGTAGAAGGAGGTCAGCCGCTTGTCATCAAAGGCGCGTACCATGAGATCCTTTTTGAAAAGGACGCAATGCGCTCAGTCGCGCTCAACGCTATTGTTGAATTTTTCAACAGGCATAATTCATCCAGCGAAAATCGCTTTGCATAG
- the rmuC gene encoding DNA recombination protein RmuC, translated as MDISIIVYAVIALVGIAIGWLMASYQHAQQKAEQFAEREELVADLSATKQQLAQSDHWRDECELLNNELRSLRSINTSLEADLREVTTRMEATQQHAEDKIRQMINSEQRLSEQFENLANRIFEQSNRRVDEQNRQSLNGLLTPLREQLDGFRRQVQDSFGQEARERHTLAHEIRNLQQLNAQMAQEAVNLTRALKGDNKTQGNWGEVVLTRVLEASGLREGYEYETQVSIENDARSRMQPDVIVRLPQGKDVVIDAKMTLVAYERYFNAQDDYTRESAMQEHIASVRNHIRLLGRKDYQQLPGLRTLDYVLMFIPVEPAFLLALDKQPELITEALKNNIMLVSPTTLLVALRTIANLWRYEHQSRNAQQIADRASKLYDKMRLFVDDMSSIGQSLDKAQDNYRQAMKKLSSGRGNVLAQAEAFRGLGVEIKREINPDLVEQATTQDEEYRLRSVPEQTKDAAYPDDEGAKQQSR; from the coding sequence GTGGATATCTCAATCATTGTTTATGCGGTTATCGCATTGGTGGGCATTGCGATTGGCTGGTTGATGGCCAGCTACCAGCATGCGCAACAGAAAGCCGAACAATTTGCCGAGCGTGAAGAGCTGGTCGCGGATTTAAGCGCGACAAAACAGCAGCTTGCTCAGAGCGATCACTGGCGCGATGAATGCGAATTGCTCAACAATGAGTTACGCAGTCTGCGTAGTATTAATACCTCCCTGGAAGCTGACCTGCGTGAAGTCACCACCCGTATGGAAGCAACACAGCAGCATGCAGAAGACAAAATCCGCCAGATGATCAATAGCGAACAGCGTCTGAGCGAGCAGTTTGAAAACCTGGCAAACCGGATATTTGAGCAAAGTAACCGCCGGGTCGATGAGCAAAATCGCCAGAGCCTTAATGGCCTGCTTACGCCACTGCGTGAACAGTTGGATGGTTTCCGGCGTCAGGTGCAGGACAGCTTTGGTCAGGAAGCGCGTGAACGTCACACTCTGGCGCACGAAATTCGCAATCTCCAACAGTTGAATGCACAGATGGCTCAGGAAGCGGTCAACCTGACGCGTGCGCTCAAAGGTGACAACAAAACCCAGGGTAACTGGGGAGAAGTGGTGTTGACGCGCGTGCTGGAGGCATCGGGCTTGCGTGAAGGTTATGAATACGAAACGCAGGTGAGTATTGAAAACGATGCCCGCTCCCGGATGCAACCGGATGTGATTGTGCGTTTACCGCAGGGCAAGGACGTCGTGATTGACGCCAAAATGACGCTGGTTGCATACGAGCGCTATTTCAACGCACAAGATGATTACACCCGCGAAAGCGCGATGCAGGAACACATTGCTTCGGTACGCAACCATATCCGTTTGCTGGGGCGTAAAGATTATCAACAGTTGCCAGGGCTGCGTACGCTGGACTATGTCCTGATGTTTATCCCTGTCGAACCTGCTTTTCTGCTGGCGTTGGACAAACAGCCCGAACTGATTACCGAAGCGCTTAAAAATAATATTATGCTGGTGAGCCCAACGACCCTGTTGGTGGCGCTACGCACAATCGCCAACTTGTGGCGCTATGAACATCAAAGCCGTAATGCCCAGCAAATTGCCGATCGGGCCAGCAAGCTCTATGACAAAATGCGGCTGTTTGTCGATGATATGTCGTCTATTGGTCAGAGCCTGGATAAGGCGCAGGACAACTATCGGCAGGCGATGAAAAAACTCTCCTCGGGCCGTGGAAACGTCCTGGCTCAGGCGGAGGCTTTTCGCGGGTTGGGGGTGGAAATTAAACGCGAAATCAATCCGGATTTGGTTGAGCAAGCCACGACGCAGGATGAAGAGTACCGTTTACGCTCTGTTCCAGAGCAGACAAAGGACGCAGCTTACCCTGATGATGAGGGTGCAAAGCAGCAATCACGCTAG
- the udp gene encoding uridine phosphorylase, whose amino-acid sequence MSKSDVFHLGLTKNDLQGATLAIVPGDPERVEKIAALMDKPVKLASHREFTTWRAELDGKAVIVCSTGIGGPSTSIAVEELAQLGIRTFLRIGTTGAIQPHINVGDVLVTTASVRLDGASLHFAPMEFPAVADFACTTALVEAAKSIGATTHIGVTASSDTFYPGQERYDTFSGRVVRNFKGSMEEWQSMGVMNYEMESATLLTMCASQGLRAGMVAGVIVNRTQQEIPNAETMKQTESHAVKIVVEAARRLL is encoded by the coding sequence ATGTCCAAGTCTGATGTTTTTCATCTCGGCCTCACTAAAAACGATTTACAAGGGGCTACGCTTGCCATCGTCCCTGGCGATCCGGAGCGTGTGGAAAAGATCGCTGCGCTGATGGATAAGCCGGTTAAGCTGGCATCCCATCGCGAGTTCACTACGTGGCGTGCTGAACTGGATGGCAAAGCAGTGATTGTTTGCTCTACCGGTATTGGCGGCCCGTCTACCTCTATCGCTGTGGAAGAGCTGGCACAGTTGGGCATTCGTACTTTCCTGCGCATTGGCACTACCGGCGCGATTCAACCGCACATTAACGTTGGCGACGTACTGGTCACCACCGCCTCTGTTCGTCTGGACGGTGCAAGCCTGCATTTCGCGCCGATGGAGTTCCCGGCCGTGGCAGACTTTGCCTGTACCACCGCGCTGGTTGAAGCGGCGAAATCCATTGGCGCGACGACACACATTGGTGTTACGGCGTCTTCTGACACCTTCTATCCAGGCCAGGAACGTTACGATACCTTCTCTGGTCGTGTAGTCCGCAACTTCAAAGGCTCCATGGAAGAGTGGCAGTCAATGGGTGTCATGAACTATGAAATGGAATCCGCAACGCTGCTAACCATGTGTGCAAGCCAGGGTCTGCGTGCTGGTATGGTGGCGGGCGTTATCGTCAACCGCACCCAGCAAGAGATTCCCAATGCAGAAACGATGAAGCAAACAGAAAGCCACGCAGTGAAAATTGTGGTGGAAGCGGCGCGTCGTCTGCTGTAA
- the yigL gene encoding sugar/pyridoxal phosphate phosphatase YigL, producing the protein MYQVVASDLDGTLLSPDHTLSPYAKETLKLLTARGVNFVFATGRHHVDVGQIRDNLGIQSYMITSNGARVHDPEGNLVFTHNLDRDIASDLFGVVNTNPDIITNVYRNDEWFMNRHRPDEMRFFKEAVFNYSLFEPGLLEPEGISKVFFTSNSHEILLPLEQAINARWGDRVNVSFSTLTCLEVMAGGVSKGHALEAVAKAMGYSLKDCIAFGDGMNDAEMLSMAGKGCIMGNAHQRLKDLHPGLDVIGTNADDAVPHYLRELFLS; encoded by the coding sequence ATGTATCAGGTTGTTGCGTCTGATTTAGATGGTACGCTACTCTCTCCCGACCACACGTTATCCCCTTACGCTAAAGAGACACTGAAACTGTTGACTGCCCGTGGCGTCAATTTTGTTTTTGCGACCGGGCGTCACCATGTCGACGTAGGGCAAATCCGCGATAACCTCGGGATTCAGTCTTACATGATCACCTCCAACGGGGCGCGTGTGCACGATCCCGAAGGAAATCTGGTGTTTACGCATAATCTGGATCGCGACATTGCCAGCGATCTGTTTGGCGTGGTGAACACGAACCCCGATATCATCACCAACGTTTATCGCAACGACGAATGGTTTATGAATCGTCATCGTCCGGATGAGATGCGTTTTTTCAAAGAGGCGGTTTTCAATTACTCGCTGTTTGAACCCGGCTTACTGGAGCCGGAAGGCATCAGCAAAGTGTTCTTCACCAGCAATTCTCATGAAATACTGCTGCCGCTTGAACAGGCGATAAATGCGCGTTGGGGCGATCGTGTCAATGTGAGTTTCTCTACGCTGACGTGCCTGGAAGTGATGGCCGGGGGCGTTTCGAAGGGGCATGCGCTGGAGGCCGTCGCTAAAGCAATGGGCTACAGCCTGAAGGATTGCATTGCCTTTGGCGATGGCATGAACGACGCCGAGATGCTCTCCATGGCGGGTAAAGGCTGCATTATGGGCAATGCGCACCAGCGCCTGAAAGACCTGCATCCGGGACTGGACGTGATCGGCACCAACGCTGACGACGCTGTGCCGCATTACCTGCGTGAGCTGTTTTTATCCTGA
- a CDS encoding carboxylate/amino acid/amine transporter yields the protein MALLIITTILWAFSFSLIGEYLAGHVDSYFSVLMRVGLAALVFLPFLRTRGQSPRTIVLYMLVGAMQLGIMYLLSFRAYLYLTVSEFLLFTVLTPLYITLIYDLLSKRRLRWGYVLSALLAVVGAAIIRYDKVSDHFWTGLLLVQLANISFAIGMVGYKRLMEIHPMPQHNAFAWFYMGAFLVAVAAWFMLGNPNKLPTTPLQWGILVWLGVVASGLGYFMWNYGATQVDAGTLGIMNNVHVPAGLLVNLAIWQEQPHWPSFIIGATVILASLWVHRYWVAPRSVRTADDRKRGSALNE from the coding sequence GTGGCGCTACTCATCATTACCACGATCCTGTGGGCCTTTTCTTTTAGCTTAATTGGCGAGTATCTTGCCGGGCATGTCGACAGCTATTTTTCCGTGTTGATGCGTGTGGGGCTGGCGGCGCTGGTATTCCTGCCGTTTCTGCGCACGCGCGGGCAGTCGCCGCGGACCATTGTGCTCTACATGCTGGTCGGCGCGATGCAGCTAGGCATCATGTACCTGCTCAGTTTCCGCGCTTACCTGTACCTGACCGTCTCTGAATTTTTACTGTTTACCGTCCTTACACCGCTTTATATCACGCTGATCTACGATCTGTTGAGTAAGCGCAGACTGCGCTGGGGCTATGTGTTGAGCGCGCTGTTGGCGGTGGTTGGAGCCGCGATCATTCGCTATGACAAAGTCAGCGACCACTTCTGGACCGGTTTATTGCTGGTACAGCTGGCGAATATCAGTTTTGCCATTGGAATGGTGGGCTACAAGCGGTTGATGGAGATCCACCCGATGCCGCAGCACAACGCGTTTGCCTGGTTCTACATGGGGGCATTTCTGGTGGCTGTCGCCGCCTGGTTCATGTTGGGAAATCCCAACAAACTCCCGACAACCCCATTACAATGGGGCATCCTGGTTTGGTTGGGCGTGGTGGCTTCCGGACTGGGTTACTTTATGTGGAACTACGGGGCGACACAGGTGGATGCAGGCACGCTGGGCATCATGAATAACGTGCATGTGCCCGCAGGACTGCTGGTCAACCTTGCTATCTGGCAAGAACAGCCCCACTGGCCAAGCTTTATCATTGGGGCGACGGTGATACTGGCCTCACTGTGGGTACATCGCTATTGGGTCGCTCCGCGCTCCGTACGAACGGCAGATGATCGCAAGCGTGGTTCCGCGCTGAACGAATAA
- a CDS encoding dienelactone hydrolase family protein has product MTKTQQPGFAPAASPLASTIVHTTDDAIIAGLTSIPSQGDDMPAYHARPRNSDGALPIVIVVQEIFGVHEHIRDVCRRLALEGFLAIAPELYFREGDPNDFADIPTLLSGLVAKVPDSQVLADLDHVASWASRNGGDVHRLMITGFCWGGRITWLYAAHNPQLKAAVAWYGKLVGDKTLNSPKQPVDITTDLNAPVLGLYGGQDTSIPVDSVETMRHALRAANAKTEIVVYPDAGHAFNADYRPSYHEESAKDGWQRMLAWFAQYGSKK; this is encoded by the coding sequence ATGACGAAGACACAACAACCGGGTTTTGCACCTGCAGCTTCACCTCTTGCCTCTACCATTGTTCATACGACGGATGACGCCATCATCGCTGGACTGACGTCGATTCCCTCTCAGGGCGATGATATGCCGGCATATCACGCTCGCCCTAGAAACAGTGACGGCGCACTGCCAATTGTCATCGTGGTGCAAGAAATTTTTGGCGTGCATGAACATATTCGCGACGTTTGCCGCCGCCTGGCACTGGAAGGGTTTCTGGCTATCGCACCAGAGCTCTATTTCCGTGAAGGCGATCCTAACGATTTTGCCGATATACCCACGTTACTGAGTGGTCTGGTGGCCAAAGTTCCTGATTCGCAAGTGCTGGCGGACCTGGACCATGTCGCCAGTTGGGCTTCCCGCAACGGCGGTGATGTCCATCGCCTGATGATTACCGGTTTCTGTTGGGGTGGACGTATTACCTGGCTGTATGCTGCGCATAATCCACAGTTAAAGGCTGCCGTGGCGTGGTACGGCAAACTGGTGGGCGACAAAACGCTGAACTCCCCGAAACAGCCCGTGGATATCACAACGGATCTGAATGCCCCGGTCTTGGGACTGTACGGCGGGCAAGACACCAGCATTCCTGTTGATTCCGTGGAAACCATGCGTCATGCGCTCCGTGCCGCCAACGCCAAAACGGAGATTGTCGTCTACCCGGATGCGGGACATGCGTTTAATGCGGATTACCGCCCGAGCTATCACGAAGAGTCAGCGAAAGATGGCTGGCAGAGAATGCTGGCGTGGTTTGCGCAGTATGGAAGTAAAAAGTAA
- the metR gene encoding HTH-type transcriptional regulator MetR, producing the protein MIEIKHLKTLQALRNSGSLAAAAATLHQTQSALSHQFSDLEQRLGFRLFVRKSQPLRFTPQGEILLQLANQVLPQISRALQACNEPQQTRLRIAIECHSCIQWLTPALENFHAKWPQVEMDFKSGVTFDPQPALQQDELDLVMTSDILPRSGLHYSPMFDFEVRLVLAPDHPLASKTLITPEDLASETLLIYPVQRSRLDVWRHFLQPAGVSPSLKSVDNTLLLIQMVAARMGIAALPHWVVESFERQGLVVTKTLGDGLWSRLYAAVRDGEQRQAVTEAFIRSARNHACDHLPFVRSAERPNSDVPTVRPVSPSPQ; encoded by the coding sequence ATGATCGAAATTAAACACCTGAAAACGCTACAGGCGTTGCGGAATAGTGGTTCGCTGGCAGCAGCCGCGGCAACGTTGCATCAGACCCAATCCGCCCTGTCTCACCAGTTCAGCGATCTGGAGCAGCGCCTCGGTTTCCGGCTCTTTGTGCGTAAAAGCCAGCCGCTGCGTTTTACGCCACAGGGAGAGATTCTCCTGCAGTTGGCAAACCAGGTGCTACCGCAGATTAGCCGGGCGCTTCAGGCATGCAACGAACCGCAACAGACCCGGCTACGTATTGCGATTGAATGTCATAGCTGTATTCAGTGGCTGACCCCGGCGCTGGAAAATTTCCACGCGAAATGGCCGCAGGTGGAGATGGATTTCAAATCCGGCGTGACGTTTGACCCACAACCCGCGCTGCAGCAAGACGAGCTGGATCTGGTGATGACCTCCGATATCCTGCCGCGCAGCGGACTGCACTATTCGCCCATGTTTGATTTTGAAGTGCGTCTGGTACTGGCTCCGGATCATCCGCTGGCCAGCAAAACGCTGATCACGCCGGAAGATCTCGCCAGCGAAACGCTGCTGATCTATCCGGTGCAGCGCAGCCGCCTCGACGTGTGGCGCCACTTCCTGCAGCCTGCGGGCGTCAGCCCGTCGTTGAAAAGCGTCGATAATACGTTGCTGTTGATTCAGATGGTGGCCGCCAGAATGGGTATTGCAGCCCTGCCGCACTGGGTGGTGGAGAGTTTTGAACGCCAGGGCCTGGTGGTGACCAAAACCCTGGGTGATGGATTGTGGAGCCGCCTCTACGCCGCCGTCCGCGATGGCGAACAACGGCAGGCGGTCACGGAAGCCTTTATTCGTTCAGCGCGGAACCACGCTTGCGATCATCTGCCGTTCGTACGGAGCGCGGAGCGACCCAATAGCGATGTACCCACAGTGAGGCCAGTATCACCGTCGCCCCAATGA
- the metE gene encoding 5-methyltetrahydropteroyltriglutamate--homocysteine S-methyltransferase yields the protein MTILNHTLGFPRVGLRRELKKAQESYWAGTTSREELLAVGRELRARHWDQQKQAGIDLLPVGDFAWYDHVLTTSLLLGNVPARHQNNDGSVDIDTLFRIGRGRAPTGKPAAAAEMTKWFNTNYHYMVPEFVKGQQFKLTWTQLLDEVDEALALGHKIKPVLLGPVTYLWLGKVKGEQFDRLSLLKDILPVYQQVLAELAKRGVEWVQIDEPALVLELPQEWLNAFKPAYDALTGQVKLLLTTYFEGVTPNLDTITALPVQGLHVDLVHGKDDVTELHKRLPSEWLLSAGLVNGRNVWRADLTEKYAQIKDIVGKRSLWVASSCSLLHSPIDLSVETRLDAEVKSWFAFALQKCGELALLRDALNSGDTAKLAEWSAPIQARRHSTRVHNAAVEKRLAAITAQDSQRANAYEVRAEAQRARFKLPAWPTTTIGSFPQTTEIRGLRLDFKKGNLDANNYRTGIAEHIKQAIVEQERLGLDVLVHGEAERNDMVEYFGEHLDGFVFTQNGWVQSYGSRCVKPPVVIGDVSRPEAITVEWAKYAQSLTDKPVKGMLTGPVTILCWSFPREDVTRETIAKQIALALRDEVADLEAAGIGIIQIDEPALREGLPLRRSDWVAYLAWGVEAFRINAAVAKDDTQIHTHMCYCEFNDIMDSIAALDADVITIETSRSDMELLESFEEFDYPNEIGPGVYDIHSPNVPSVEWIEALLKKAEQRIPAERLWVNPDCGLKTRGWPETRAALANMVQAAQNLRQG from the coding sequence ATGACAATATTAAATCACACCCTCGGTTTCCCTCGCGTTGGCCTGCGTCGCGAGCTGAAAAAAGCACAAGAAAGCTACTGGGCGGGCACGACATCTCGTGAAGAACTGCTGGCGGTTGGACGCGAACTGCGCGCTCGCCACTGGGATCAGCAGAAGCAAGCCGGTATCGACCTGCTGCCGGTAGGCGATTTCGCCTGGTACGACCATGTTCTGACCACCAGCCTGCTGCTGGGTAATGTTCCGGCTCGTCATCAGAACAACGATGGATCGGTGGATATCGACACCCTGTTCCGCATTGGCCGCGGTCGTGCGCCAACTGGCAAACCGGCGGCGGCGGCGGAAATGACCAAATGGTTTAACACCAACTACCACTACATGGTGCCGGAGTTCGTGAAAGGCCAGCAGTTCAAACTGACCTGGACCCAGTTGCTGGATGAAGTGGACGAAGCGCTGGCGCTGGGCCACAAAATTAAACCTGTGCTGCTGGGGCCAGTCACCTACCTGTGGTTGGGTAAAGTGAAAGGCGAGCAGTTTGACCGCCTGAGCCTGCTGAAAGACATCCTGCCGGTGTACCAGCAGGTGCTGGCCGAGCTGGCAAAACGCGGCGTTGAGTGGGTGCAGATCGACGAACCGGCGCTGGTGCTGGAACTGCCGCAGGAATGGCTGAACGCGTTCAAACCTGCGTATGACGCGCTCACGGGTCAGGTGAAACTGCTGCTGACCACCTATTTTGAAGGCGTGACGCCGAACCTCGACACCATCACCGCGCTGCCGGTGCAGGGTCTGCACGTTGACCTGGTTCATGGGAAAGATGACGTCACAGAGCTGCATAAACGCCTGCCGTCTGAATGGCTGCTTTCCGCCGGGCTGGTGAACGGTCGTAACGTCTGGCGTGCCGATCTCACCGAGAAGTACGCACAAATTAAAGATATCGTTGGCAAACGTTCCCTGTGGGTCGCCTCTTCCTGCTCCCTGCTGCACAGCCCGATCGATCTCAGCGTGGAAACGCGTCTGGATGCGGAAGTGAAAAGCTGGTTTGCCTTCGCCCTGCAAAAATGTGGCGAGCTGGCGCTGCTGCGCGATGCGCTGAACAGCGGCGATACCGCGAAACTGGCGGAATGGAGCGCCCCGATTCAGGCGCGTCGCCACTCAACCCGTGTACATAATGCGGCAGTGGAAAAACGTCTGGCGGCGATCACCGCCCAGGACAGCCAGCGCGCGAATGCCTATGAAGTACGTGCCGAAGCCCAACGTGCACGCTTTAAACTGCCCGCATGGCCGACCACGACCATCGGTTCATTCCCGCAAACCACGGAAATTCGTGGCCTGCGCCTGGACTTCAAAAAAGGCAATCTCGACGCCAACAACTATCGTACCGGCATCGCAGAGCACATCAAACAGGCGATTGTTGAGCAGGAACGCTTAGGCCTCGACGTGCTGGTGCACGGCGAAGCCGAGCGTAACGACATGGTGGAATACTTTGGCGAGCACCTCGACGGGTTCGTCTTTACCCAGAACGGTTGGGTACAGAGCTACGGTTCCCGATGCGTGAAGCCGCCGGTGGTGATCGGCGACGTCAGCCGCCCGGAAGCGATTACCGTCGAGTGGGCGAAGTACGCCCAGTCCCTGACCGACAAACCGGTGAAAGGCATGCTGACCGGTCCGGTGACCATTCTGTGCTGGTCCTTCCCGCGCGAAGACGTAACCCGCGAAACCATCGCCAAACAGATTGCCCTGGCGCTGCGTGACGAAGTGGCAGATCTGGAAGCCGCAGGGATTGGCATCATCCAGATCGACGAACCGGCGCTGCGCGAAGGTTTACCGCTGCGTCGCAGCGACTGGGTGGCGTATCTGGCGTGGGGCGTGGAAGCCTTCCGCATCAACGCCGCTGTGGCGAAGGATGACACCCAGATCCACACTCACATGTGTTACTGCGAGTTTAACGACATCATGGATTCGATTGCGGCGCTGGACGCTGACGTTATCACCATTGAAACCTCGCGTTCCGACATGGAGTTGCTGGAGTCCTTCGAAGAGTTTGATTACCCGAACGAAATCGGGCCGGGCGTGTATGACATTCACTCGCCGAACGTGCCGAGCGTGGAGTGGATCGAAGCACTGCTGAAGAAAGCCGAGCAGCGTATCCCGGCGGAGCGTCTGTGGGTGAACCCGGACTGCGGCCTCAAAACCCGCGGCTGGCCGGAAACCCGCGCGGCGCTGGCGAACATGGTGCAGGCGGCGCAGAATTTGCGTCAGGGGTAG
- the ubiJ gene encoding ubiquinone biosynthesis protein UbiJ, translating into MPFKPLVTAGIESLLNTFLYRSTALKSARARLQSKVLRVELKGFSTPLVLVFSERQVDVLGAWEGEADCTVITHASVLPKLRDRQQLTALIRSGELEVQGDIQVVQNFVALADLAELDPAELLAPYTGDIAAEGISKALRGGAKFLCHGVQRQQRYIAEAITEEWRMAPGALEVAWFAEETAAVERAVDALAKRLEKLEAK; encoded by the coding sequence ATGCCTTTTAAACCCTTAGTGACCGCAGGAATCGAAAGTTTGCTCAACACCTTTCTGTACCGTTCGACTGCATTAAAGTCGGCGCGAGCGCGCTTGCAAAGCAAGGTACTGCGTGTAGAGCTGAAAGGATTTTCGACGCCATTAGTATTGGTGTTCAGTGAACGCCAGGTCGATGTACTGGGGGCATGGGAAGGTGAGGCCGACTGTACGGTGATAACGCATGCCAGCGTATTGCCAAAATTACGCGACCGGCAGCAGCTCACTGCGCTTATTCGCAGTGGTGAACTTGAAGTGCAGGGCGATATTCAGGTGGTGCAGAATTTTGTTGCGCTGGCCGATCTGGCTGAGTTAGACCCTGCGGAACTGCTGGCTCCCTACACCGGCGACATCGCTGCGGAAGGGATCAGTAAAGCGTTGCGCGGTGGGGCGAAATTTCTGTGTCACGGGGTTCAACGCCAGCAACGCTATATCGCTGAAGCGATCACTGAAGAGTGGCGAATGGCACCCGGAGCGCTCGAAGTTGCCTGGTTTGCAGAAGAAACTGCCGCCGTGGAGCGTGCAGTCGACGCGCTGGCTAAACGGCTGGAAAAACTGGAGGCCAAATGA